The Pseudomonas azotoformans genome has a segment encoding these proteins:
- a CDS encoding alpha/beta hydrolase — protein MSSRFLSRLSLRWFPMVCMALLIVGLPVGCAVLQHKERELVFRIEPGTASWYSGLPKAVQEFELKPASFKAGQNIHGWWYPADKKDAPAILYLHGVRWNLTGQLFRIEQLHALGYSVLAIDYRGFGQSHGELPSETTVYEDARIAWERFQVLQPDPNKRLIYGHSLGGAVAIDLAAELGKQTPLPVRGLVIESTFTSLADVATAVANTSLPVRWLMSQKFDSIDKIADIHMPLLVVHGLDDRYVPPRFSQQLFEAAQEPKRLLMVPGASHNNSMSLAGRSYGQALDKLMQAKMPAQVVTHSTGRSGDS, from the coding sequence ATGTCCTCTCGTTTCCTCTCGCGCCTGAGCCTGCGCTGGTTTCCCATGGTGTGCATGGCATTGTTGATCGTCGGCCTGCCGGTGGGCTGCGCCGTGCTGCAACACAAGGAGCGCGAGCTGGTGTTTCGCATCGAGCCGGGCACCGCCAGTTGGTACAGCGGCTTGCCTAAGGCAGTGCAGGAATTCGAACTCAAGCCGGCCAGTTTCAAAGCCGGACAGAATATCCATGGCTGGTGGTACCCGGCGGACAAGAAAGACGCGCCCGCCATCCTCTACCTGCACGGCGTACGCTGGAACCTGACCGGGCAACTGTTTCGCATCGAGCAACTGCACGCCCTGGGTTATTCGGTACTGGCTATCGACTATCGCGGCTTCGGCCAGAGCCACGGCGAACTGCCGTCGGAAACCACCGTGTATGAAGACGCGCGCATCGCCTGGGAGCGTTTCCAGGTGCTGCAACCGGACCCGAATAAACGCCTGATCTACGGGCACTCACTCGGCGGCGCAGTGGCCATCGATTTGGCTGCCGAGTTGGGCAAGCAAACACCGCTGCCGGTGCGCGGGCTGGTGATCGAATCCACCTTCACGTCGCTGGCGGATGTGGCCACGGCCGTGGCGAACACCTCATTGCCGGTGCGCTGGTTGATGTCGCAGAAATTCGATTCCATCGACAAGATTGCCGATATCCATATGCCGCTGCTGGTGGTGCATGGCCTGGACGATCGCTACGTACCGCCGCGTTTCAGCCAGCAATTGTTTGAAGCCGCCCAGGAACCCAAGCGGCTGTTAATGGTGCCCGGTGCCAGCCATAACAACAGCATGAGCCTGGCCGGTCGCAGTTATGGCCAGGCGCTGGACAAACTGATGCAAGCGAAGATGCCGGCGCAGGTAGTCACACACTCCACAGGTCGCAGCGGCGACTCGTAA
- a CDS encoding alpha-hydroxy acid oxidase, whose product MPLITTIEDLRKLAQKRVPRMFYDYADSGSWTESTYRANESDFASIKFRQRVARNIDQRSIRATMIGQEMAMPVALAPTGLAGMQHADGEILTARAAAAFGLRYTLSTMSICSLEDIAEHVGQPFWFQLYVMRDRAFIEQLIERAKAAGVDALVLTLDLQILGQRHKDLINGLSAPPKLTLPNILNMATKPRWVMGMLGTKRRGFGNIVGHVNGVADMSSLSSWTAQQFDPRLSWDDVEWIKKCWGGKLIIKGILDVEDARLAANAGADALVVSNHGGRQLDGAPSSISQLPAIVEVVGERIEVWLDGGIRSGQDVLKAMALGAKGTMIGRPHLYGLGAMGEAGVTKALEIIARELDVSMALCGYNDIRDVNREILLPGTFPEKVC is encoded by the coding sequence ATGCCGTTGATCACAACCATCGAAGATTTACGCAAGCTCGCGCAAAAACGTGTCCCCCGGATGTTCTACGACTACGCCGATTCCGGCTCCTGGACTGAGAGCACCTACCGGGCAAATGAAAGCGATTTTGCCAGCATCAAGTTCCGCCAGCGCGTGGCGCGCAACATTGATCAACGCTCGATCCGCGCCACGATGATCGGCCAGGAGATGGCTATGCCGGTGGCACTGGCGCCTACCGGATTGGCCGGTATGCAGCACGCCGATGGCGAGATTCTGACCGCGCGCGCCGCCGCAGCATTTGGCCTGCGTTACACCTTGTCGACCATGAGTATCTGCTCCCTGGAAGACATCGCCGAGCACGTCGGCCAGCCGTTCTGGTTCCAGCTCTATGTGATGCGCGACCGCGCCTTTATCGAACAGTTGATCGAGCGCGCCAAGGCTGCCGGTGTGGATGCCCTGGTGCTGACCCTCGACCTGCAGATCCTCGGCCAGCGCCACAAGGATTTGATCAATGGCCTGTCGGCGCCACCGAAACTGACCTTGCCGAATATCCTCAACATGGCGACCAAGCCACGCTGGGTGATGGGCATGCTCGGCACTAAACGCCGGGGTTTTGGCAATATCGTCGGGCACGTGAACGGCGTGGCAGACATGAGTTCGCTGTCGTCCTGGACCGCCCAGCAATTCGACCCGCGCCTGAGCTGGGACGATGTGGAATGGATCAAGAAATGCTGGGGCGGCAAGTTGATCATCAAGGGCATCCTCGATGTGGAGGATGCACGCCTGGCCGCGAATGCCGGCGCCGACGCACTGGTGGTGAGCAACCACGGCGGTCGTCAACTGGACGGTGCGCCTTCGAGCATCAGCCAGTTACCGGCGATTGTCGAAGTGGTGGGCGAGCGCATTGAGGTGTGGCTAGACGGTGGCATTCGTTCCGGCCAGGACGTGCTCAAGGCGATGGCATTGGGCGCCAAGGGCACCATGATCGGCCGCCCGCATTTGTATGGTCTGGGCGCCATGGGCGAGGCGGGTGTGACCAAGGCGCTTGAGATCATCGCCCGTGAGTTGGACGTGTCGATGGCCTTGTGTGGGTATAACGATATACGCGATGTGAATCGCGAGATTTTGTTGCCGGGTACATTTCCTGAAAAGGTTTGCTGA